The DNA segment GGCGATGCGATTGATGCTAACGCGGTTGAAGCTGTTTTAACATTGGCAGGAAAAGAAGCAGACATCATTTCCACAATGGGGGGTGAAAATGATTATTTAGCCCATCGAACCGTTATTGATATTGCGGAAAAAATGGGTTTTCAACGTATGCTAATGGTTTCATCTTTAGGATGTGGGGATAGTTGGATTGCCTTATCTGACAGAGCAAAAGCAGCGTTTGGTCAAGCTGTAAGAGAAAAATCATTGGCTGAAGTGTGGTTGCAAACCAGTCGTTTTGATTATGCGATAGTTAGACCGGGTGGATTACTTAATGGTGAAGAAACAGGCAAAGCCCAGCTTTATCAGTATGAAGAGACTCATGGTTTAGTTAATCGTCGAGATGTTGCGCGTTTAGTGACTCAGCTTCTTGAAGCCGATCTTCTTGATGATCAAATTTATGCTGTGGTTGAACCGGGTTTACTCCCTTCCAAGTAGTTGCCCTCGCGATAAGTATTTTTCGCTTCAAGTTAAGATCACCATTAAGAGATAGCGCATTTGCGTTATCTCTTTTTTCTTACTTTTGTTATGGGTAATAACTCACAAGATAATGCGTTTTTCTCTTACAGCAAAAATTCCTTAACAGACATTCGTCACTTTACTGTCTTAATAGGGGGAACTTGTGGCATAATGTCGCCCCATTATCTTTTGTCATTCACTAATAATGAGTATTCGTCTTGTTAATCAGCAATAATATTACTATGCAGTTTGGCTCCAAGCCACTGTTTGAAAACATTTCTGTCAAATTCGGTGGCGGAAATCGCTATGGTTTAATCGGTGCCAACGGTAGCGGTAAATCAACCTTTATGAAAATTTTAGGTGGCGATTTAGTGCCAAGTAGCGGCAACGTATTCCTCGATCCTAATGAACGCCTTGGTAAACTAAAACAAGACCAGTTTGCTTATGAAGAGTTTACTGTGCTTGATACGGTGATTATGGGGCACACTGAACTTTGGGAAGTGAAGCAAGAGCGTGAACGCATCTATAATTTACCTGAAATGAGCGAAGAAGACGGCTTACGTGTTGCCGATCTTGAAGTGAAATTTGGTGAAATGGACGGTTATACCGTTGAATCTCGTGCTGGCGAATTATTGCTAAACGTAGGTATTCCATTAGAACAACACAATGGTCCTATGAGTGAAGTGGCTCCCGGTTGGAAATTGCGTGTGCTACTTGCACAAGCTCTGTTTGCTGATCCTGATATTTTGTTACTGGATGAACCGACGAACAACTTGGATATTGATACCATTCGTTGGCTTGAGCAAACGCTAAATGAACGTAACAGTACCATGATCATTATTTCCCATGATCGCCACTTCCTAAATATGGTCTGTACGCATATGGCAGACTTAGACTATGGTGCGCTTGCTGTTCATCCGGGTAACTATGATGAATATATGTTTGCTGCAACCCAAGCTCGTGAGCGTTTATTAGCGGATAATGCGAAGAAAAAAGCACAGATTAGTGAATTACAATCTTTCGTGAGTCGCTTTAGTGCTAATGCATCTAAATCACGCCAAGCAACCTCTCGTGCAAAACAAATTGAGAAAATTCAATTAGCAGAAGTGAAAGCGTCTAGCCGTCAAAACCCATTCATTCGTTTTGAACAAGAGAAAAAATTATTCCGTAATGCGCTTGAAGTGGAAAATATCTCTAAAGGCTATGATGATAATGCCCCGCTGTTTAAAAACGTCAATATGATGCTTGAAGTGGGCGAAAAAGTGGCCATTTTAGGTAATAACGGTGTGGGTAAATCGACAATGATCAAAACATTAGTCGGTGAATTAACACCTGATACTGGTCGTTTAAAATGGTCTGAAAACTCAAACATTGGCTATTATGCACAAGATCACGCAACTGATTTTGAAGTCAATATGACTGTGTTTGATTGGATGAGTTTATGGATGAAACCAGAAGACGATGAGCAATCTGTACGCAGCGTATTAGGTCGTTTACTGTTCTCTCAAGATGATTTGAAAAAATCAGTTCAAGTTTTATCTGGTGGTGAAAAAGGTAGAATGTTATTTGGTAAGCTGATGATGCAAAAACCAAACATTCTGATTATGGATGAACCAACCAACCACTTAGATATGGAATCTATCGAATCATTGAATATGGCATTAGAGCTTTATCAAGGTACATTGATTTTCGTCTCTCATGACCGTGAATTTGTCAGTTCACTGGCAAATCGTATTATTGAAATCACACCTGAAAAAGTGACTAATTTCCAAGGAACTTATGATGAGTTCTTAGCGAAAAAAGGTGTTGAGGCTTAATCGCTGCCCTATTTATTAAATAGTAGATAAGATAAATGAAAAAGGCTTAGTATATTTACTAGGCCTTTTTTAATTTTGATAAATGTTTTTATAGTCTTATTTGATTATAGTGTCCTGAAATTTCCACCTCTGGCTTATTTTTTATTTTTCTATTTATTCTTATTATTATTTCCAAGCCACTGTATAATAGAGGAGTTACAGATAATAAATCTTCACTGATTTGTTTTTCTTTGACAAGTTTATCTTTCTCTTCTTTATCATTTTTATATTTTAAATCCATATATTGTTCTGATAATAAAATATCCAACATATTTTTATTGTCTAATAATGCTACATTTAACGCACTATCATTGATTATAGACCCAGTAGTATCTTTTTCTTTCTTTGCAAATTTATTTATATTTGCGTTGTTACTAATCATTTCACTGTTATTTTTATATTTCAACAATAAATTTTCAATATCATTTAAATCATTTTTATTTTGTTTTTCTGTAATAACTTTCATTAAACCTGATATTTGATAATTAATTTCTTCCAATAAAGAGTGGTCTATATCTTCTAATCTTAATATTGATTCAACTTTTTCTGTTGAATTGCTAAGTTTATTTGCTAGAAAGCTTGCGGGGGACTTTACATATTCTTGAATTGCATTAATTAGAGAAGTTTGTGCATGTTCTTCTGATACTCTAATTTTAATTATCTCTTCATCTTTTTCACTTTTTTTATCTACTTTAATTTCTAGTGGATCAGTTATATCCTTAAACTTTCCATCCTTATAGTATGTTTCTATAATTTTATTAAAATCTCCAGAAAATAAGGTATTAAGATATTTTTCTGTGTCATTTTTATTGGAGGATAAAATATTTATTTTATTTTTTTTAGACTCTGTTTCTATTTTTTTTAATTTTTCGGTGATATTTTCTACAACTGTTTTATTTAGCACATCGGAAAGCTCTTCGCTAATAGTTTCTTTCTTGTTATTGCCATTTAAAATTAAATTATCGATTTTTGAATTTATTATATATTCATTATTATTATCAATGTCTTGTAAGTCTAATCTTTTTATAAATAATATATCGTTATAATATTTAAATACTTCATTTATTTGTTCGATACTATAAATACCGATACTTTTAGGTAAATTTTCTATTATAGCTTTTTGTTCTGTGCTAGTTTCAAAAATATTTGTCTTTTTTTCATCCAGCAATAAAGGCTCGATTATTCCGTCAAATTCTTTTTTTAATTCTTCCTTTAACTCTGAACTTTCATTAAGATTATGATAATAAAAAATTTTTAATATGGTTGAGTTTTTATTATATTCATCTAAATTTGATAATATACTTATTTTATTTTCAATAGATAAATCGCCATTGTTAAAATTATTTATATTAAGCAAACCTAAATTATTATCATCATTAGGAATGATGAATTTTAATACATTGTCTTCCTTCACCCCACCGGTTTTAATATTAAATTTTATTTGTTTTTCTTGAGTTATTTTAATGTCTAGTTTTTTATCTATATTACTATTATTATATTGTTTAGATATCGATTTAATTAATTCTAATTTTTCACTTAAAATAGTATTTTTTTTGTTTAAAAGCAACATGTTCATAAACAGTTCGCTTTTGTCTTTTTCATTTAATTTCTCACTTAATGTATCGTAAGTAGATAAAAAATTATTTAAATTTCCTTCATCTTCCTGTGATGTTGCATTATTGTATAAGTTTTCATTGTTTATAATGTATTCGAATGCTGCAAAGTCTAAATTAAATTCCTTTGTTATATTTGAATGTTCATTGGATATGATTTTATTATTATTTTCATCTAGAAGAAAAAAAGTTACTTTTTCTGGTGTAAACTCTATATCTAATATTTTTCTGTCTTTATTAAGAATTTCTTTCAGTCCTAGATAACTATGTATTATATTATAGGTTGAATAAAAAGTATCGTTAAAAATATTGTTTAGTAATAAACTGGTCTGAGAATCATTATATTCTTCATTACTATTTTCTTTTATTATTTCCCATATTTTATCCATCACATATTTTTTTGTCATTCCACTGCAATTTTTTTTTGATGCAACCTCATTTAGTTTTGAGTTTCCTTTTTTAAAAGAATCTAGTTCTTCATCTCTATAAACATTATCATTCAATAACAATGATAAATTGCTTCTTATTAATTCTATTTTTTCTTCCGTGCTTTTATTTTCCATTTCATTTGTTTTATTTACATAATTTACTACCATTAATTCTATATTATTAATATCCATTTTCAGTGATTGATTAAATAATGATTTAATACTTTGGTTATTAATAATATTATTCCTTTGTTTTTCTGAACAATCAATTTCAAAATATGACTGAGATATGTGTGTACCATTCTGAATATACCCTATCTCAAAATAAAAAACATTATTATCTATTTTAATGTTAAATGTATCTTTATAATCATTTAGTGATAAATTCCTTAATTCTTTAAATTTATCTAGTTTATCTAAAAATGAAACATCAGGGTTGTAATAAACATCATAAAGCAATGTCATAACTTGCTTTTTATCGCTAATATGGAAAAAATCTTTTATCTTATCCCAGATAGTCATGACTTTATTGACTTTTTCTCCAGATAAAACGCTATTAATCTGAGCTGATGTTAGTTTACTATTTCCTATGGTTATGCTATTCATATTTCGCCTAGTTTGAAAAAACTTAAAGTAAGATGATAATAAATAATAATAAAATTACTTAATATAAATAAATGCCTTGATTATTTTAATAAAAAATATTTTTGCTTTTTATAATGTAGAATATATGGCAATGTATCAATAATACAATTTAAGTATTCTCCTCTATAACTTTATTTCTATTATAAAATTAATCTAATATTAAAAATTAATATATAAATAATTGCTCATTTTTTAGGATCATAATATTAAAAACTTATACTCCATCATTTTTAAATGAAAATGATTATTATTTATATTGACTGACAGTCGGTCGTTGTTGTATGTTACCGACCCTGAGTCAGTCATTATCAATTTTTCATTTTCGATGGAATTATCATGTTGCTATTACCTGAAAATAATCATTGTCCAAATAAGCACTTTAAAAGTGGACGTAACTACTATTCTATTGTTATTCCTACATTATTTACATTAACTGCCCTATCCCCTGTTTATGCGGAAACCACGGAAAAAATTGTGGTCACTGCGAGTAGCGGTAATGAAAATGAGTCATTACCTGTCGGTTATATCGCCAAGAAGCAGACAACGGCAACAAAAAGTGATGCCACGTTATTAGAAGCGCCACAAATGGTTTCTGTCGTTAATCGTGCGCAATTAGATAATTTACCTTCTGAATCTATCAGCCAAGCGTTGCGTTATAGCTCAGGGGTTGTGAGTGAAAAATTTGGCGCTTTTGGTAGCGGTATTGATTACTCGAAAATGCGTGGTTTTGACGCTGACTATTATTTAGATGGGCTAAGAATGCTGGGTAATAGTGGTATTTGGGCGCCACAGATTGATAGTTGGAGTTTAGAAAGTTTAGAAGCTGTGCATGGACCTGCATCTGCTTTATATGGGCAAGGTGGTGCCGGTGGTGTGATAAATATGACGTCACGTCGCCCTTCAGCAGAAACTCAGCATCAAGTGCAACTACAAGCTGGTAATAATAAAAACCATGGTATTAAATTTGATACTACATCTGCACTTAATGAGGATGAAACATGGTTATATCGTGTTTCAGGCTTGGCGCTTGAACAAGAGTCGCAAATACCCTCTTCTCGTCAAACTCGATTTCTTATCTCGCCCGCTGTTACTTGGAAACCAAATGATGCATTGAGTTGGACAATATTGGGGCAATATCAAAAAGAGCCTCGTCTTGGTTACTATAATACATTGCCTGCTCAAGCATTAGGTTTGTTACCAAACCCTAATGGAAAAGTCGATCCTAATCGAAATTATAATAATCAAAGTCATGATAATTCACACCGTAAGCAACAATCATTAACCTCACTGTTCGCGTATGATCTAACACCTCAGTGGCAGTTTAAGCAAAATACCCGTTTTATGAAGGTTGATACGGAAATCAGTCGTGATTATACCCGTGGTTTTTTACCAGGTGATCGTCTGCTCACTGCGGTTTATCAAGAAGCACCGAGTAAATCAGAAACATGGGTAACAGATACTCAATTGATTGGTAAATTATCGACATGGGATATCAATCATACGGTGATGGCTGGTTTTGATTATCAACATGGCAATATGACTAAAGATTGGTGGGGTTCACAAACAGTTAGTTTTGATCCTTGGGCATCACATCACAAGCCAGATTTTGAGCCTTACCCTGTTTCACGTACGTCAACAAAACAACAATTTGATCGCTATGGATATTATTTACAAGATCATTTGCGCTGGCAGCAATGGAATTTACTGCTAAGTGGTCGTTATGATTCCTCTGATTTAGACACACATAATCAAATTTCAGGTGCTACAAGCTCCAGCCATAACACGGCATGGAGCCATCGTGTGGGTTTAAGCTATCAATTTAATAATGGATTTTCACCTTGGGTAAGTACATCAGATAGTTTTGATCCTGTATTAGGTACAGATGCAGATGGAAAAGCTTTTATTCCAATGAAATCAAAACAATATGAAGCGGGTATTAAGTATCAAAATCCTGAGTCAACACAATTAGTGAGTGTTGCTGTTTATCAATTAACGCAAGAAAATGTCACAACACATAACCCAAGAAATCCTGATTATTATCAGCAATCTGGAGAAATTCGTTCTCGGGGGCTTGAGTTTGAAAGTAAATTAGCGTTAACACCACGAGTTAATATGATGCTCAATTATGCTTATATTCATAATATTGTGACATCAACGAGTGATCCGACAACGTTAAATAAACACCCTGTACAAGTGCCTACTCATACCGGCTCTGCATGGATAGATTACCGTTTTCACCAGCCTTACTTAGAAGGTGCATTATTAGGTGCCGGCGTACGCTATTTAGGCTCCAGTTATGGTGATAATACAAATACGTTTAAAGTACCCGCAGTATGGTTAGCTGATATGAGTTTCCGCTACCAATTATCGTCAATAAACCGTGAATTGCAGGGATTAGAGTTAGGATTAACTGTCAGCAATATTACAAATAAATCCTATGTTGCGAGTTGTACCAGCTCGACTTACTGCAGTATTGGTACTGATCGCGTAGTTCTTGGTGTATTAAATTACTATTTTTAGGAAATGAACATGGATAATTATCGACGTTCATTACTAAAAGGTGCCAGTGCATTCTCTTTATTATTAGCGAGTCCTTTTCCTGTTTATGCAAAGCCTATTTATGTAAAACCAAAACAGAGAGAAGTTGTTGATATTCTAGGAAGAGAAAGTGTATTACCACAAGAACTAACACGTATTTATGTGGCAGATAGTGGGTTATTTTTACTTTATGCTTCATTAAATGAAGGCGCTCTTTATGAGCGTCTTATCGCAATGCCTTCTGCTTTTCGTACCGCTGATTTAAGTTTATATCATCAATATACGCGAGCTTTTCCACAATTATTGGCGCTACCTGAATTTACGGCGATGTCGAGTGGGCACTTTAATAGTGAAAAACTTATCGCGCTAAAACCAGATGTCATTATTGTCGCTGTTGGGACTTATCGCGCAATCAGCGTTAATGGTGTGTTGGACTTATTAACTAAAGCAAATATTCCCGTTGTGGCGCTTGATTTGAGTATCGACCCACTTAATAACACACCAATCAGCACATCGATTATGGGAAATATGCTTGGTAATACCCAACAAAGCCAAGCAATGAATCAATTTCGTGAGAAACAACTTAGTTATATTTCTCAGCAATTAGGAAAAAAGCCATTTAAACGCCCTAATGTATTATTTGAACGAGCCGCGGGCTTTACTCCAGAATGTTGCCTCTCATATGGTAATGGCAGTATGGGACAAATGCTACAAAGTGCAGGTGGTAAAAATCTAGGTTCAGAATATATAAAAAGTACTTATGGTCTTTTGAATCAGGAAACGGTGATTTACTCTGAATCCGATAAGATCTTTTTAACGGGGGCTGATTGGAGTGGCTATAACCCTTCTGGCGATTGGATTAATTTAGGGCCTGGCGCAAATTTAGCTTTGGCAAAACAGCAACTGACAGTTTTAATGCAACGCCTTGCTTATAAAACACTCGATGCGGTTAAAAACAAACAAGTATATGCTATTTGGCACTCTTTTTATGACAGCCCTTTTGGCTTTATTGCTATTTTGCAAATGGCAAAATGGCTACATCCTGAACGCTTTTCCCACCTTGATGCAGACGCTATTTTTCATGAATACCATACCCAATTTTTGCCAGTAGAATGGGAAACAGGTTATTGGGTGACATTACTTGATGAAGATAAGGAATAATCATGTTCGATATCTATTCACCTGATCCTTTACGGATAAAAGTTGAGACACAATCAGCAGGAAAAAGAACTATCTTGTATTCTGCAAAAGGTCAGCCAAATTATATGTATGTAATGCCTCGTTTTCGATTAAATGAAGTATCGGATGATCTTGATAGTACTATTCACCCTGCTTTTATTGTAAATGGAAAAGTTAAGGATACATTTCTCTATGCGTGTTATCCCGCTTCATTACATCAAGGTGAATTACTCAGTTTACCCAATCAAAAACCCGCTAGTCAGTTAGATTTGTTAAGTTTTCAACAATATGCTCAACAGACAGGAATGGGATTTCATTTAAGCACCCATGCTGAATGGGCTGCACTTATGCTGTGGTGTCGTCACCATAATAAGGTTGAAGATGGAAATACAGATTATG comes from the Proteus appendicitidis genome and includes:
- a CDS encoding ABC-F family ATPase, translating into MLISNNITMQFGSKPLFENISVKFGGGNRYGLIGANGSGKSTFMKILGGDLVPSSGNVFLDPNERLGKLKQDQFAYEEFTVLDTVIMGHTELWEVKQERERIYNLPEMSEEDGLRVADLEVKFGEMDGYTVESRAGELLLNVGIPLEQHNGPMSEVAPGWKLRVLLAQALFADPDILLLDEPTNNLDIDTIRWLEQTLNERNSTMIIISHDRHFLNMVCTHMADLDYGALAVHPGNYDEYMFAATQARERLLADNAKKKAQISELQSFVSRFSANASKSRQATSRAKQIEKIQLAEVKASSRQNPFIRFEQEKKLFRNALEVENISKGYDDNAPLFKNVNMMLEVGEKVAILGNNGVGKSTMIKTLVGELTPDTGRLKWSENSNIGYYAQDHATDFEVNMTVFDWMSLWMKPEDDEQSVRSVLGRLLFSQDDLKKSVQVLSGGEKGRMLFGKLMMQKPNILIMDEPTNHLDMESIESLNMALELYQGTLIFVSHDREFVSSLANRIIEITPEKVTNFQGTYDEFLAKKGVEA
- a CDS encoding TonB-dependent siderophore receptor — protein: MLLLPENNHCPNKHFKSGRNYYSIVIPTLFTLTALSPVYAETTEKIVVTASSGNENESLPVGYIAKKQTTATKSDATLLEAPQMVSVVNRAQLDNLPSESISQALRYSSGVVSEKFGAFGSGIDYSKMRGFDADYYLDGLRMLGNSGIWAPQIDSWSLESLEAVHGPASALYGQGGAGGVINMTSRRPSAETQHQVQLQAGNNKNHGIKFDTTSALNEDETWLYRVSGLALEQESQIPSSRQTRFLISPAVTWKPNDALSWTILGQYQKEPRLGYYNTLPAQALGLLPNPNGKVDPNRNYNNQSHDNSHRKQQSLTSLFAYDLTPQWQFKQNTRFMKVDTEISRDYTRGFLPGDRLLTAVYQEAPSKSETWVTDTQLIGKLSTWDINHTVMAGFDYQHGNMTKDWWGSQTVSFDPWASHHKPDFEPYPVSRTSTKQQFDRYGYYLQDHLRWQQWNLLLSGRYDSSDLDTHNQISGATSSSHNTAWSHRVGLSYQFNNGFSPWVSTSDSFDPVLGTDADGKAFIPMKSKQYEAGIKYQNPESTQLVSVAVYQLTQENVTTHNPRNPDYYQQSGEIRSRGLEFESKLALTPRVNMMLNYAYIHNIVTSTSDPTTLNKHPVQVPTHTGSAWIDYRFHQPYLEGALLGAGVRYLGSSYGDNTNTFKVPAVWLADMSFRYQLSSINRELQGLELGLTVSNITNKSYVASCTSSTYCSIGTDRVVLGVLNYYF
- a CDS encoding ABC transporter substrate-binding protein — translated: MDNYRRSLLKGASAFSLLLASPFPVYAKPIYVKPKQREVVDILGRESVLPQELTRIYVADSGLFLLYASLNEGALYERLIAMPSAFRTADLSLYHQYTRAFPQLLALPEFTAMSSGHFNSEKLIALKPDVIIVAVGTYRAISVNGVLDLLTKANIPVVALDLSIDPLNNTPISTSIMGNMLGNTQQSQAMNQFREKQLSYISQQLGKKPFKRPNVLFERAAGFTPECCLSYGNGSMGQMLQSAGGKNLGSEYIKSTYGLLNQETVIYSESDKIFLTGADWSGYNPSGDWINLGPGANLALAKQQLTVLMQRLAYKTLDAVKNKQVYAIWHSFYDSPFGFIAILQMAKWLHPERFSHLDADAIFHEYHTQFLPVEWETGYWVTLLDEDKE
- a CDS encoding NAD(P)H-binding protein → MKTWVIFGAGGKGIGAHIADIGVTQQRPIVALVRSEEAANRLNEKGIKTVIGDAIDANAVEAVLTLAGKEADIISTMGGENDYLAHRTVIDIAEKMGFQRMLMVSSLGCGDSWIALSDRAKAAFGQAVREKSLAEVWLQTSRFDYAIVRPGGLLNGEETGKAQLYQYEETHGLVNRRDVARLVTQLLEADLLDDQIYAVVEPGLLPSK